A genomic window from Acidobacteriota bacterium includes:
- a CDS encoding 2-oxoacid:ferredoxin oxidoreductase subunit beta has protein sequence MSRVNPVNQYLRMDRMPHIWCSGCGLGTTVNCFIRAIENCGYPREQIAIVSGIGCTGRVAGYLKLDSFHTTHGRPIPFATGLKLANPELKVVVISGDGDLFAIGGNHFIHAARRNMDLTVVCVNNFTYGMTGGQLTPTTPIDAISSTSPYGNFEEPFNLPFLAESAGAVYVARWTTYHVKQAARSIREAIQKNGLSFVEIISPCPTLYGRRNKLGDGLAMMKAFKENSAIVNGADTREVGLDFKGKIVCGKFIDREKPSFLDMYHTTMAERFGPFYEPYEGVQ, from the coding sequence ATGAGTCGTGTAAACCCCGTGAACCAATACCTGCGGATGGACCGCATGCCCCATATCTGGTGCTCCGGATGCGGACTGGGGACGACGGTCAACTGCTTCATCCGGGCCATCGAGAACTGCGGGTATCCGCGGGAGCAGATCGCCATCGTGTCCGGGATCGGCTGCACGGGCCGGGTGGCCGGCTACCTCAAGCTGGACAGCTTTCATACCACCCACGGCCGCCCCATCCCCTTCGCCACCGGCCTCAAGCTGGCCAACCCGGAACTCAAGGTGGTGGTGATCAGCGGCGACGGCGACCTCTTCGCCATCGGCGGCAATCATTTCATCCACGCGGCGCGCAGAAACATGGACCTGACGGTGGTGTGCGTGAACAATTTCACCTACGGGATGACGGGGGGGCAGCTGACGCCGACCACCCCGATCGACGCCATTTCGTCCACCTCCCCCTACGGCAATTTCGAGGAACCTTTCAACCTGCCGTTCCTGGCCGAGTCGGCCGGCGCCGTCTACGTCGCGCGCTGGACCACCTATCACGTCAAGCAGGCGGCCAGGTCGATCCGGGAAGCGATCCAGAAAAACGGGCTCAGCTTCGTGGAGATCATCAGCCCCTGCCCGACCCTCTACGGGAGAAGAAACAAGCTCGGGGACGGGCTGGCGATGATGAAGGCGTTCAAGGAGAACAGCGCCATCGTCAACGGGGCGGATACGCGCGAGGTCGGCCTGGATTTCAAGGGGAAGATCGTCTGCGGCAAATTCATCGACCGGGAGAAGCCGTCCTTCCTCGATATGTACCACACGACCATGGCGGAACGGTTCGGGCCCTTCTACGAGCCTTACGAGGGGGTGCAATGA
- a CDS encoding pyruvate ferredoxin oxidoreductase has translation MSATEIKFAGLGGQGVILAGIIIGRAASIYENKFATLTQSFGPEARGSACSAQVILSDEKILYPYVTRPEILMALSQEAFNKFLPEARDNAIVIIEEELVRPKGLKSGMKVFGIPATRLAEELGRKMILNIVMVGFFTAVTRLIDYEAVKETVKASVPHGTEHMNLRAYERGYEYGQALL, from the coding sequence ATGAGCGCAACGGAAATCAAATTCGCGGGATTGGGGGGGCAGGGGGTCATCCTGGCCGGGATCATCATCGGCCGTGCCGCCAGCATCTACGAAAACAAGTTCGCGACGCTCACGCAGAGCTTCGGGCCGGAAGCGCGCGGCAGCGCCTGCAGCGCCCAGGTCATCCTCTCGGACGAAAAGATCCTCTACCCCTACGTGACCCGCCCCGAAATACTGATGGCGCTGTCCCAGGAGGCCTTCAACAAGTTTCTGCCGGAAGCCAGGGACAACGCCATCGTGATCATCGAGGAGGAACTGGTCCGTCCCAAGGGGCTCAAATCGGGGATGAAGGTTTTCGGCATTCCCGCCACCCGGCTGGCCGAGGAACTGGGGCGCAAGATGATCCTCAACATCGTCATGGTCGGGTTCTTCACCGCGGTGACCCGGCTGATCGATTATGAAGCCGTGAAGGAGACCGTGAAGGCGTCCGTGCCCCACGGGACGGAGCATATGAACCTCCGGGCTTACGAGCGCGGCTACGAATACGGTCAAGCCCTGCTGTGA
- a CDS encoding TIGR01212 family radical SAM protein (This family includes YhcC from E. coli K-12, an uncharacterized radical SAM protein.), producing MQPRYNAYGRFLRERFGCRVYKVSIDGGFTCPNRDGSLSAEGCTYCNNDSFRPKNASRLRPVSEQLREGMDYLRRRFGARKFIAYFQPFTNTYAPLETLAPLYEAAMDHPDVVGLALGTRPDCIDEAKLAWLETLARTRFVTVEYGLQSVYDETLLRINRGHDFDCWRRAVAGTRGRGIWIGAHLILGFPWETREAVLAEADILSGEGVNFLKLHHLHVVRGTALAREYAERPFPLPSLGEYAELVADFLERLSPDIHIERLFGTAPERELIAPVWGAGRAEIRRSIERTLADRGSRQGMRRAPPAPGS from the coding sequence ATGCAGCCCCGGTACAACGCCTATGGGCGTTTCCTGCGGGAGAGATTCGGGTGCCGGGTTTATAAAGTCAGCATCGACGGGGGTTTTACCTGCCCCAACCGCGACGGGTCCCTGTCGGCCGAGGGGTGCACTTACTGCAACAACGACTCCTTCAGGCCGAAAAACGCATCGCGCCTTCGTCCCGTTTCCGAACAGCTCAGGGAGGGGATGGACTACCTGCGGCGCCGGTTCGGCGCGCGGAAATTCATAGCCTATTTCCAGCCCTTCACCAACACCTACGCCCCCCTCGAAACCCTCGCGCCGCTCTACGAGGCCGCCATGGACCACCCGGACGTGGTGGGGCTGGCGCTGGGCACCCGCCCCGACTGCATCGACGAGGCGAAACTGGCCTGGCTCGAGACCCTGGCCCGGACGCGTTTCGTGACCGTGGAATACGGCCTCCAATCCGTTTACGATGAAACGCTCCTGCGCATCAACCGGGGGCACGATTTCGATTGCTGGCGGCGGGCGGTGGCCGGTACCCGGGGCCGGGGGATCTGGATCGGGGCCCACCTCATCCTGGGATTTCCCTGGGAAACCCGGGAGGCGGTTCTCGCCGAGGCCGATATCCTTTCCGGGGAGGGGGTGAATTTTCTGAAGCTGCACCACCTGCACGTGGTGCGGGGTACGGCCCTGGCAAGGGAATATGCCGAGAGGCCCTTCCCCCTTCCGTCTCTCGGGGAATATGCGGAGCTGGTGGCCGATTTCCTGGAGCGGCTGAGCCCGGATATCCATATCGAACGGCTGTTCGGCACGGCTCCGGAGCGGGAACTGATCGCCCCCGTCTGGGGGGCCGGCCGCGCGGAGATACGGCGCTCTATCGAACGCACCCTTGCCGACCGCGGCTCCCGTCAGGGGATGCGGCGCGCTCCCCCCGCCCCCGGCAGCTGA
- a CDS encoding AAA domain-containing protein, whose amino-acid sequence MEEFFSSKYGNQIRLGVLGSEPDEARTAEEGTETSEAPLDLKFDYLPRDIKKYLDRFVVRQDDAKKVLATAICDHYNHIRRCSAKGPCNDYAKQNIIMLGPTGVGKTYLVRTIANLIGVPFVKGDATKFSETGYVGGDVEDLVRELVQKADGNVRLAEYGIIYLDEIDKIASPTNILGRDVSGGGVQRGLLKLMEETEVSLRTPFDLTSQLQAAMEFQSKGKVSRSVINTRHILFIVSGAFNGLSDIIRKRLGGKAIGFNAEGRRAPKDEDYFQAVRSVDFIEYGFESEFVGRLPVVVACHELGVEDLFEILKNSEGSIMRQYINAFEAYGIEMSHTDPGLHRIAERAYEEHTGARSLVGVCERIFREYKYHLPHSAVDRLELTERLVDHPDEVLEEILQSARALRLREMDAALDGIAREWSQKNGVEIHVQPEAARILSRRAYESGEKLEDVFAGIFRDYEHGLNLIRGAEGIRFEITPEVVRDPKAALDEWIRSYYVSRGK is encoded by the coding sequence ATGGAGGAGTTTTTCTCCAGCAAGTACGGCAACCAGATCAGGCTCGGGGTCCTGGGCTCCGAACCGGACGAGGCCCGGACCGCCGAGGAGGGCACCGAAACCAGCGAAGCCCCCCTCGACCTCAAGTTCGACTACCTGCCGAGGGATATAAAGAAATACCTCGACCGCTTCGTAGTCCGGCAGGACGACGCCAAAAAGGTCCTGGCGACGGCCATATGCGACCATTACAACCACATACGGCGCTGCTCGGCGAAGGGCCCCTGCAACGATTACGCCAAGCAGAACATCATCATGCTCGGCCCCACCGGGGTCGGGAAAACCTACCTGGTCCGGACCATCGCCAATCTCATCGGGGTCCCCTTCGTCAAAGGCGACGCCACCAAGTTTTCCGAAACGGGTTATGTCGGGGGGGACGTGGAGGACCTGGTAAGGGAGCTGGTGCAGAAGGCCGACGGAAACGTGCGCCTGGCGGAGTACGGCATCATCTACCTCGACGAAATAGACAAGATCGCCAGCCCCACGAACATCCTGGGACGGGACGTCAGCGGGGGAGGAGTGCAGCGCGGCCTGCTCAAGCTCATGGAGGAAACGGAAGTCAGCCTGCGCACCCCGTTCGACCTGACTTCCCAGCTGCAGGCAGCCATGGAGTTTCAATCCAAGGGGAAGGTATCCCGGTCGGTCATCAACACCCGGCACATTCTTTTCATCGTCAGCGGCGCATTCAACGGGCTCTCGGACATCATCCGCAAACGCCTGGGGGGCAAAGCCATCGGCTTCAACGCCGAGGGGCGCCGGGCGCCCAAGGACGAGGATTATTTCCAGGCGGTCAGAAGCGTCGACTTCATCGAGTACGGATTCGAATCGGAATTCGTGGGCCGGCTCCCGGTGGTGGTCGCCTGCCACGAGCTCGGGGTGGAGGACCTGTTCGAGATCCTCAAGAATTCCGAGGGCTCCATCATGCGCCAGTACATCAACGCGTTTGAAGCCTACGGAATCGAAATGTCCCACACCGATCCGGGCCTCCACCGGATCGCCGAGCGGGCCTACGAGGAGCATACGGGGGCCCGAAGCCTGGTCGGGGTCTGCGAGCGCATTTTTCGCGAGTACAAGTACCATCTCCCCCATTCGGCCGTGGACCGGCTGGAATTGACGGAGAGGCTGGTGGATCACCCGGACGAGGTGCTCGAGGAGATCCTGCAGTCGGCCCGCGCCCTCCGGCTCCGGGAAATGGACGCCGCCCTCGATGGGATAGCCCGGGAGTGGTCGCAGAAGAACGGAGTCGAGATCCACGTTCAACCCGAGGCGGCCCGGATCCTGAGCCGGCGGGCCTATGAGAGCGGCGAAAAGCTGGAGGATGTTTTCGCCGGGATCTTCCGGGACTACGAACACGGCCTGAACCTGATCCGCGGGGCCGAGGGCATCCGCTTCGAAATCACCCCCGAGGTGGTGCGTGACCCGAAGGCCGCCCTGGACGAATGGATCCGTTCCTATTACGTGAGCCGGGGGAAGTGA
- a CDS encoding nucleoside recognition protein — MLNYIWLAMVVLAVVLGGVNGRIEEVTRAAIDSASGAVTIALGLIGVMALWLGIVKIAEDSGLMALLARGIAPVLKWLFPDVPKGHPAMASMTMNIAANMLGLSNAATPLGIKAMEDLETLNRRPGVATNAMCTFLTINTASLQLIPATMIGVMASAGSGDPAAIIGTTIAATFCALTAGVTTVKILEKIPFFAVDRGGEAR; from the coding sequence ATGCTGAACTACATATGGCTTGCCATGGTTGTTCTCGCCGTTGTCCTGGGCGGAGTCAACGGCAGGATTGAAGAAGTCACCAGGGCCGCCATCGATTCGGCCTCCGGTGCGGTGACCATCGCCCTGGGCCTCATCGGCGTCATGGCCCTCTGGCTGGGGATCGTCAAGATCGCCGAAGACTCGGGCCTGATGGCGCTCCTGGCCCGCGGCATCGCCCCCGTGCTGAAGTGGCTGTTCCCCGATGTCCCGAAGGGGCACCCGGCCATGGCCAGCATGACGATGAACATCGCCGCCAACATGCTGGGGCTGAGCAACGCGGCGACCCCCCTGGGCATAAAAGCCATGGAGGACCTGGAAACGCTGAACCGGAGGCCCGGGGTCGCCACCAACGCCATGTGCACCTTCCTGACCATCAATACGGCCAGCCTCCAGCTGATTCCCGCCACCATGATCGGGGTCATGGCCTCCGCAGGGTCCGGAGACCCCGCGGCCATCATCGGGACGACGATCGCGGCCACTTTCTGCGCCCTGACCGCGGGGGTCACGACGGTCAAGATCCTGGAAAAGATCCCGTTTTTCGCCGTCGACCGCGGGGGGGAGGCGCGATGA
- a CDS encoding spore maturation protein, with product MQQILGTISAWAIPLFLVAIPLYGMAKGVKVYESFVEGAKGGFQTAVRIIPYLVAILVAVGMLRAAGAIEMLSRGLGPLLAWLRFPVEVLPLALMRPLSGGGSLGIVTELIQVHGPDSFIGRLAATAYGSTETTFYVLAVYFGAVGIKKARHAVFAGLVADVVSIVAAITFCRLAFA from the coding sequence ATGCAGCAGATCCTGGGAACCATCTCCGCCTGGGCGATCCCGCTCTTCCTGGTGGCCATCCCGCTGTACGGCATGGCGAAGGGGGTCAAGGTCTACGAGAGCTTCGTGGAGGGGGCCAAGGGGGGCTTCCAGACGGCCGTCCGCATCATCCCCTACCTGGTCGCCATCCTGGTCGCCGTCGGCATGCTGCGGGCGGCGGGGGCGATCGAGATGCTCTCGCGGGGGCTCGGCCCGCTCCTGGCATGGCTCCGTTTCCCGGTGGAAGTTCTCCCGCTGGCCCTCATGCGGCCCCTGTCCGGGGGGGGGTCGCTCGGCATCGTCACGGAACTGATCCAGGTGCACGGCCCTGATTCCTTCATCGGCCGGCTGGCCGCCACCGCCTACGGGAGCACGGAGACCACCTTCTATGTCCTGGCGGTCTATTTCGGCGCGGTCGGCATCAAGAAGGCCCGGCACGCGGTTTTCGCGGGCCTCGTCGCCGACGTGGTCAGCATCGTCGCGGCCATCACTTTCTGCCGGCTCGCTTTCGCCTGA
- a CDS encoding sodium-translocating pyrophosphatase, whose amino-acid sequence MLMMFLFGTLAAPLAAQAQVEAAPVSHSGGEASLVLPDLGQVDFQGWNARTLLKAGLGVCVLGLLFGLVIFTQLRNLPVHKAMREISELIYETCKTYLITQGKFILILEVFIGIIMVVYFGFLQHFAAEKVAIILIFSLIGIGGSYGVAWFGIRINTFANSRTAFASLEGRPFPCYAIPLKAGMSIGMALISVELFMMLCILLFVPGDYAGPCFIGFAIGESLGAAALRIAGGIFTKIADIGSDLMKIVFNIKEDDARNPGVIADCTGDNAGDSVGPTADGFETYGVTGVALVSFILLAVPSELIQVQLLVWIFVMRIMMILASGLSYLINEAIAGIRYKKAERMNFEAPLTSLVWLTSLVSVAVTFLVSRLLIGSLGDGTLWWKLSIVISCGTLAGAIIPELVKIFTSTRSRHVREVVASGREGGASLGILSGFVAGNFSAYWLGIAIVALMTVAYLVSTLGFGALMLAPAVFAFGLVAFGFLGMGPVTIAVDSYGPVTDNAQSVFELSLIEQIPDIKQKIKKEYGFQAQFERAKDLLEENDGAGNTFKATAKPVLIGTAVVGATTMIFSIIVLLTHGLALEYIDKLSLLHPPFLLGLVTGGAVIYWFTGASTQAVTTGAYRAVEFIKANIRLEGVEKASVSDSKKVVEICTRYAQKGMFNIFLTVFFSTLAFAFIEPFFFIGYLISIALFGLFQAIFMANAGAAWDNAKKIVEVDLKEKGTPLHAAMVVGDTVGDPFKDTSSVAMNPVIKFTTLFGLLAVELAVSMSQTAAGTTRVIAAMFLVISMIFVLRSFYGMRIRSDAS is encoded by the coding sequence ATGCTCATGATGTTCCTGTTCGGCACCCTTGCGGCGCCCCTGGCCGCGCAGGCGCAGGTGGAGGCCGCGCCGGTGTCTCACAGCGGCGGGGAAGCGTCCCTGGTGCTTCCGGATCTGGGCCAGGTCGATTTTCAGGGATGGAACGCCCGAACGCTCCTGAAAGCGGGGCTGGGCGTCTGCGTGCTGGGGCTCCTGTTCGGCCTGGTCATCTTCACGCAGCTCCGGAACCTCCCGGTCCACAAGGCGATGCGGGAAATTTCCGAGCTCATCTACGAAACCTGCAAGACCTACCTCATCACCCAGGGCAAGTTCATCCTCATCCTCGAAGTTTTCATCGGCATCATCATGGTGGTCTACTTCGGGTTCCTGCAGCATTTCGCCGCCGAAAAGGTTGCCATCATCCTCATATTCAGTCTTATCGGCATCGGCGGAAGCTACGGGGTCGCCTGGTTCGGAATCCGCATCAACACCTTCGCCAATTCCCGGACCGCCTTTGCGAGCCTCGAGGGGCGCCCGTTCCCCTGTTACGCCATCCCCCTGAAAGCGGGGATGAGCATCGGCATGGCGCTGATCAGCGTCGAGTTGTTCATGATGCTGTGCATCCTGCTCTTCGTCCCCGGGGACTACGCCGGCCCCTGCTTCATCGGCTTCGCCATCGGGGAATCGCTGGGTGCGGCCGCCCTGCGCATCGCCGGCGGGATCTTCACCAAGATCGCCGACATCGGGTCGGACCTGATGAAGATCGTCTTTAATATCAAGGAGGACGACGCCCGCAATCCCGGAGTGATCGCGGACTGTACCGGGGACAACGCCGGGGACTCGGTGGGGCCGACGGCGGACGGGTTCGAAACCTACGGCGTGACCGGGGTGGCGCTGGTTTCCTTCATCCTGCTCGCGGTCCCGAGCGAGCTCATCCAGGTCCAGCTGCTGGTGTGGATCTTCGTCATGCGCATCATGATGATCCTCGCGAGCGGGCTGTCCTACCTGATCAACGAGGCGATTGCGGGCATACGCTATAAAAAGGCGGAGAGGATGAATTTCGAGGCGCCGCTGACGAGCCTGGTCTGGCTGACCTCGCTCGTTTCGGTCGCGGTCACCTTCCTCGTCTCCCGCCTCCTGATCGGGTCGCTGGGGGACGGCACCCTCTGGTGGAAGCTTTCGATCGTCATCTCCTGCGGGACCCTCGCGGGGGCCATTATCCCGGAACTGGTCAAGATCTTCACCTCCACCCGATCGCGCCACGTGCGCGAAGTGGTGGCCTCCGGGCGCGAGGGGGGCGCCTCGCTCGGCATCCTTTCCGGTTTCGTCGCCGGGAACTTCAGCGCCTACTGGCTCGGCATCGCGATCGTGGCGCTGATGACGGTGGCCTACCTGGTGAGTACCCTCGGTTTCGGCGCCCTGATGCTGGCGCCCGCGGTCTTCGCCTTCGGGCTCGTGGCTTTCGGTTTCCTCGGCATGGGACCCGTGACCATCGCGGTCGATTCCTACGGCCCCGTCACCGATAACGCCCAGTCGGTCTTTGAACTGTCCCTGATCGAACAGATCCCGGACATCAAGCAGAAAATCAAGAAGGAGTACGGGTTCCAGGCGCAGTTCGAAAGGGCCAAGGACCTGCTCGAGGAGAACGACGGCGCCGGCAATACCTTCAAGGCGACGGCGAAGCCGGTGCTCATCGGCACGGCCGTGGTCGGGGCCACCACGATGATCTTTTCGATCATCGTTCTGCTCACCCATGGACTCGCCCTCGAATACATCGACAAACTGTCCCTGCTCCACCCCCCCTTCCTGCTCGGCCTGGTTACGGGGGGGGCCGTCATCTACTGGTTTACGGGCGCCTCGACCCAGGCCGTCACCACGGGGGCCTACCGCGCGGTGGAGTTCATCAAGGCCAATATCCGGCTGGAAGGGGTGGAAAAGGCCTCCGTCAGCGACAGCAAGAAGGTGGTGGAGATCTGCACCCGCTACGCGCAGAAGGGGATGTTCAACATCTTCCTGACGGTCTTCTTCTCGACGCTGGCCTTCGCCTTCATCGAGCCCTTCTTCTTCATCGGCTACCTCATCTCCATCGCCCTGTTCGGCCTGTTCCAGGCCATTTTCATGGCCAACGCCGGTGCGGCGTGGGACAACGCCAAGAAGATCGTCGAGGTGGACCTGAAGGAGAAGGGGACGCCGCTGCATGCCGCCATGGTGGTGGGCGACACGGTCGGGGATCCCTTCAAGGATACCTCCTCGGTCGCCATGAACCCCGTGATCAAGTTCACCACCCTGTTCGGGCTGCTCGCGGTGGAGCTGGCCGTGAGCATGTCGCAGACGGCCGCGGGCACCACCCGCGTCATCGCCGCCATGTTCCTGGTGATTTCGATGATCTTCGTGCTGCGCTCCTTCTACGGGATGCGCATCCGTTCGGACGCCTCCTGA
- a CDS encoding energy transducer TonB: MKEGDNNIRIKLPPRTRTQASLFHYIRETPEESAFRDIDWSFLTHPVRSFREWWRAPRTVPSLFHSVDDAPKTPFSWKGFLADFFTRTRGPGFIPSVFADPEGLEEERARGRTRKMEAGMLSIFIHAAVLGLILVVVSETDAPAPVDENVVYVSNPVYLPFEGDGRDGGGGGGGGKNQKEPAATGEMPETTRVQMLAPDPDNPQPLLPAEDLLAQVASVEMPIDLPRDLSLPIGDISAPPNYSRSSGSGSGGGIGTGRGTGVGSGSGAGVGPGSGGGMGGGSGGGIGSGVGPYVAGNGVKDPVAVLQPLPAYTEEARKARIEGAVLIQAIIRRDGSVDSFKVLRGLGHGLDESAIKTIASKWRFRPGTLNGVPVDVQANIEVVFRLY; encoded by the coding sequence ATGAAGGAAGGCGACAACAACATCCGCATCAAACTTCCCCCCCGGACCCGGACACAGGCCTCGCTGTTTCATTACATCAGGGAAACGCCCGAGGAGAGCGCCTTCAGGGACATCGACTGGAGTTTCCTGACCCACCCGGTCCGGAGCTTCAGGGAATGGTGGAGGGCGCCGCGGACCGTACCCTCCCTGTTCCATTCCGTGGACGACGCTCCCAAAACCCCCTTCAGCTGGAAGGGTTTCCTGGCCGATTTCTTTACACGGACCCGCGGGCCCGGCTTCATCCCCTCGGTTTTCGCGGATCCGGAGGGACTCGAAGAGGAACGCGCCCGGGGGCGCACCAGGAAAATGGAAGCGGGGATGCTGTCGATCTTCATCCACGCGGCGGTCCTGGGTCTCATCCTGGTGGTGGTGAGCGAAACGGATGCCCCGGCCCCGGTCGACGAAAACGTCGTTTACGTCAGCAACCCGGTGTACCTCCCCTTTGAAGGGGACGGGCGGGACGGCGGCGGCGGCGGGGGGGGCGGCAAGAATCAGAAGGAACCGGCGGCGACGGGGGAAATGCCGGAGACCACCCGGGTGCAGATGCTGGCGCCCGACCCGGACAACCCGCAGCCGCTGCTCCCCGCGGAGGACCTGCTGGCCCAGGTGGCGAGCGTCGAGATGCCGATCGATCTCCCGCGCGACCTTTCGCTCCCGATCGGGGACATTTCCGCCCCCCCGAACTATTCCCGCTCTTCCGGCAGCGGCAGCGGCGGAGGGATCGGCACGGGGCGCGGGACCGGGGTCGGTTCCGGCAGCGGCGCCGGAGTGGGGCCCGGCAGCGGCGGCGGGATGGGGGGCGGCAGCGGCGGAGGGATCGGCAGCGGGGTGGGTCCCTACGTGGCCGGTAACGGCGTGAAGGACCCCGTGGCGGTGCTGCAGCCTCTCCCCGCCTACACCGAAGAGGCGCGCAAGGCCCGGATCGAAGGGGCCGTCCTCATCCAGGCCATCATCCGCAGGGACGGCAGCGTCGACAGTTTCAAGGTTCTGCGCGGCCTGGGGCACGGGCTGGACGAATCGGCCATCAAGACGATCGCATCCAAATGGCGCTTCCGCCCCGGCACCCTGAACGGTGTCCCGGTGGATGTCCAGGCGAACATCGAGGTCGTTTTCCGCCTGTACTGA
- a CDS encoding biopolymer transporter ExbD, whose translation MAMNTGKKGYQSDINITPYIDILLVLLIIFMVAVPLKQHEHPVRVPQPAPAEQPKNVKPDSIIVEIDSDHTVRLNQQPVTLSELESTLTEVFARRAAKNMFIRGDSSLPYGDVFILLDIAKRAGVGDVALLEKSGSPPSAAP comes from the coding sequence ATGGCGATGAACACGGGGAAAAAAGGGTATCAATCCGATATCAACATCACCCCCTATATCGATATCCTCCTGGTCCTGCTGATCATTTTCATGGTCGCCGTTCCCCTCAAGCAGCATGAGCACCCGGTGCGGGTTCCCCAGCCGGCTCCGGCGGAGCAGCCCAAAAACGTAAAGCCCGATTCCATCATCGTCGAAATAGACAGCGATCACACGGTCCGGCTGAACCAGCAGCCCGTGACCCTGTCGGAGCTGGAATCGACCCTGACGGAGGTATTCGCCCGGCGCGCCGCCAAGAACATGTTCATTCGCGGGGATTCCTCCCTCCCCTACGGCGACGTTTTCATCCTGCTCGACATCGCCAAGAGGGCGGGGGTCGGCGATGTCGCCCTGCTGGAAAAGTCGGGCTCCCCGCCTTCGGCCGCCCCGTAG
- a CDS encoding HAMP domain-containing histidine kinase produces MRIPFAHNSPVIFLAIGLIVVSTAALSFVSYHYTVGRENLAETTLVQSNIKLAQQYVDRIEQRIVDNDLILDDMIDVDEPARWPEMVEAVKAADLNVDQVYILSPDSNYPLFPPYSHDIRNQWGAFRASFNVRDLDLGRLVPDQPHHLHMERPNNYFFASYFLKETREGKPILVCYQMNFDAILGLLDRRLRDLEDRFYVSIVDFENNGIYGHPISRDSKYFFERRFPTTLYKWILQIVPRNYTELELGVRKQRRTSLFFILLSMLLIFFSLAIISIGWRHDRQLRQLKEDFISNVSHELKTPLSLIRMFSEMLVSGRVHGESKRLEYTRVIHNESERMSRLINNLLDFAGLSRGVEQKHFERVDIGNLVANAIDAYRYEAEKAGFRMELHVEPGIPDTRADPGAVTMALLNLLDNSIKYSGDRKELEVRVERTGGDVSLAVIDKGPGIPHSEQDKIFDQFYRGSGPSVRGVRGSGIGLAITRHVARMHGGSISVESEPGEGSVFTLRIPIRPVPDDAAPARTGVRMPGES; encoded by the coding sequence ATGAGAATCCCGTTTGCGCACAACTCTCCCGTGATCTTCCTCGCGATCGGACTGATCGTCGTTTCGACGGCGGCGCTTTCGTTCGTCAGCTACCATTACACCGTCGGGCGCGAAAACCTGGCCGAGACCACCCTGGTGCAGAGCAACATCAAGCTGGCGCAGCAGTACGTGGACCGCATCGAGCAGAGGATAGTGGACAACGACCTCATCCTCGACGACATGATCGACGTCGACGAGCCCGCGCGCTGGCCCGAGATGGTGGAGGCGGTCAAGGCGGCGGACCTCAACGTGGACCAGGTGTATATCCTCAGCCCGGACAGCAACTACCCGCTCTTCCCCCCCTACTCCCACGATATCCGGAACCAGTGGGGGGCCTTCCGGGCCAGTTTCAACGTGCGGGATCTGGACCTCGGGCGCCTGGTTCCCGACCAGCCCCACCACCTTCATATGGAGCGCCCCAACAACTACTTCTTCGCCTCCTACTTCCTGAAGGAAACGCGCGAGGGGAAGCCGATCCTGGTCTGCTACCAGATGAACTTCGACGCGATCCTGGGCCTGCTCGACCGGCGGCTCAGGGACCTCGAGGATCGCTTCTACGTCAGCATCGTCGATTTCGAGAACAACGGCATCTACGGCCACCCCATCTCCCGCGACTCCAAATATTTCTTCGAGAGGCGTTTCCCGACGACGCTCTACAAATGGATCCTCCAGATCGTGCCGCGCAACTACACCGAGCTGGAACTGGGGGTGAGGAAGCAGCGGCGTACGAGCCTCTTTTTCATCCTCCTGAGCATGCTGCTGATTTTCTTCAGCCTGGCCATCATCTCCATCGGGTGGAGGCACGACCGGCAGTTGCGCCAGCTGAAGGAGGACTTCATCAGCAACGTCAGCCACGAGCTGAAGACCCCGCTTTCCCTGATTCGCATGTTCAGCGAAATGCTGGTGTCGGGACGGGTGCATGGGGAGTCCAAGCGGCTCGAGTACACCCGCGTCATTCACAATGAAAGCGAACGCATGTCGCGTCTCATCAACAACCTCCTCGATTTCGCCGGCCTCTCCCGCGGCGTCGAGCAGAAGCATTTCGAGAGGGTCGACATCGGAAACCTTGTCGCCAACGCGATCGATGCCTACCGTTACGAGGCCGAAAAGGCCGGTTTCAGGATGGAGCTCCATGTGGAGCCCGGGATCCCCGACACCCGTGCGGACCCCGGCGCCGTGACCATGGCGCTGCTGAATCTCCTGGATAATTCCATCAAGTATTCGGGGGACCGGAAGGAACTGGAGGTGAGGGTCGAGCGGACCGGCGGGGATGTCAGCCTTGCCGTGATTGACAAAGGCCCGGGGATCCCCCATTCTGAGCAGGACAAAATTTTCGACCAGTTCTATCGCGGCAGCGGACCCTCCGTTCGCGGGGTGCGCGGCAGCGGGATCGGCCTGGCCATCACCCGGCATGTGGCCCGGATGCACGGGGGGAGCATTTCGGTCGAGAGCGAACCGGGCGAAGGGAGCGTCTTTACACTCAGGATCCCCATCCGGCCGGTGCCCGACGATGCCGCCCCGGCGCGGACGGGCGTCCGGATGCCGGGTGAGTCCTAG